One Bacillota bacterium genomic window carries:
- a CDS encoding transcriptional regulator, giving the protein MKLADVERLLKAEVLVAPVDASVEITAAGAADLISDVLAFVKERTLLLTGLTNPQVVTAADLVDLTGIVFVRGKKPSRDVLEMAERRGLPLFRTHLHMYEACGILYKAGLRSSRVGQDDNNEFC; this is encoded by the coding sequence GTGAAACTGGCTGACGTAGAGCGGTTGCTCAAAGCGGAGGTGTTAGTGGCCCCGGTGGATGCGTCGGTGGAGATAACCGCTGCTGGCGCGGCCGATCTTATTTCGGATGTACTGGCATTCGTCAAGGAACGAACCCTTTTGCTTACCGGCCTTACCAACCCACAAGTGGTGACAGCGGCTGATTTAGTGGACCTGACTGGAATTGTCTTTGTCCGGGGCAAGAAACCAAGCCGGGATGTGCTGGAAATGGCTGAGCGGCGCGGATTGCCTCTGTTCAGGACCCATCTTCATATGTATGAGGCCTGTGGAATTCTTTATAAGGCTGGACTGAGAAGCTCCAGAGTTGGCCAGGATGATAACAATGAGTTTTGCTAA
- a CDS encoding alpha/beta-type small acid-soluble spore protein — protein MARGSVNRSRGANHVVPEAWDAMNQWKYEVARELGVDTNIQNGYWGNVTSRDAGSVGGHMTRKMVEMAQQQLAGKYTPTTK, from the coding sequence ATGGCAAGAGGAAGTGTTAACAGGTCACGCGGTGCAAACCACGTAGTTCCTGAAGCTTGGGATGCCATGAATCAGTGGAAATATGAAGTTGCGCGGGAATTGGGTGTGGATACCAATATTCAAAACGGCTACTGGGGTAATGTCACTTCCCGTGATGCCGGTTCTGTAGGAGGTCATATGACCCGAAAAATGGTAGAGATGGCCCAGCAGCAACTGGCCGGCAAATACACTCCTACAACCAAATAA
- a CDS encoding MFS transporter, with protein MSADFWVLLLVPFILVLSNSLLIPVLPQIQTALGVTLFKSGLIITAFSLTAGLVIPGAGYLSDRIGRKAVMVRALVLFGLGGTAAGISAWLLKNPYPWILAARVLQGIGGGGTYQLALALAGDIYTGKERSRAVGYLEAANGLGKVVAPLLGSAAALLAWFAPFFLYGLLAWPAALLVWFVCQEPPPSAPPEAKTYIAELKQVWSKRGLGLAACFAAGFLALFLFFGLLSYLSDVMEEKMGIKGFTRGLLVAIPVLSLTLTCSFIGVYLEKRLGPPVKLALLLGLAVVSVALVALALLPAGYLYFVPLVATAVGLGIFLPGLNLLITSAASSERGFVTALYGTVRFFGAALGPPAVGLGLKLGKTTLFLIFAALAGTILALVWRLVDPNQMLPRNLVKTSGDNDNTAANN; from the coding sequence ATGTCTGCTGACTTTTGGGTCCTGTTATTGGTGCCGTTTATTTTAGTGCTTAGCAACTCGCTTCTTATACCGGTTCTGCCGCAAATTCAAACTGCACTGGGAGTGACTTTATTTAAAAGCGGACTTATTATTACCGCTTTTTCCCTTACCGCTGGCCTGGTTATCCCTGGAGCCGGCTATTTATCCGATCGGATCGGTCGAAAAGCTGTCATGGTACGGGCTTTGGTTTTATTTGGTCTCGGCGGCACGGCTGCCGGTATCTCCGCTTGGCTGCTAAAAAATCCCTATCCCTGGATTCTGGCCGCCAGGGTACTACAGGGAATCGGCGGCGGCGGTACTTATCAGTTGGCCCTGGCCTTAGCCGGGGATATTTACACCGGTAAAGAACGCAGTCGGGCAGTAGGCTATTTGGAAGCAGCCAACGGCTTGGGCAAAGTTGTAGCTCCTTTGCTCGGGTCGGCAGCAGCACTCCTGGCTTGGTTCGCTCCTTTTTTTCTCTATGGCCTGCTGGCTTGGCCGGCGGCCCTCTTGGTTTGGTTTGTTTGCCAAGAACCACCGCCGTCGGCTCCGCCGGAAGCTAAAACATATATAGCGGAGCTAAAACAAGTCTGGAGCAAGCGGGGTTTGGGTTTAGCCGCCTGCTTTGCTGCCGGCTTCTTGGCCCTGTTTCTGTTCTTTGGACTGTTGAGTTACTTGTCCGATGTGATGGAAGAAAAGATGGGCATAAAAGGGTTTACCCGTGGGCTGCTGGTGGCAATTCCAGTACTGTCTCTCACCCTAACTTGCTCCTTTATCGGTGTCTATTTGGAAAAACGCCTGGGCCCGCCGGTAAAGTTAGCGCTGCTTTTGGGGCTCGCTGTGGTGAGCGTCGCTCTGGTTGCTTTAGCCCTGCTGCCAGCCGGGTATCTGTACTTCGTTCCCCTGGTAGCGACAGCGGTTGGTCTAGGCATATTCCTGCCCGGACTTAATCTGCTAATTACCAGTGCCGCCAGCAGTGAGCGGGGCTTTGTAACCGCCCTCTACGGTACAGTGCGATTTTTCGGTGCCGCTCTCGGGCCGCCGGCGGTAGGGCTGGGTTTAAAACTGGGAAAGACAACGCTTTTTTTAATTTTTGCTGCCCTCGCCGGCACAATTCTAGCTCTGGTTTGGCGGTTGGTGGATCCTAACCAGATGCTGCCAAGAAACCTGGTAAAGACCTCCGGGGATAATGATAACACAGCGGCAAATAACTAA
- the nuoE gene encoding NADH-quinone oxidoreductase subunit NuoE, with the protein MCACVCGNKEAKPSELDKILARHKGERGSLIPVLQEVQEVQGYISQDAIREISAALKIPATDIFGVATFYAQFHLKPRGRHVVRVCQGTACHVRGSAKILAEVEKELGIQPGETTEDLRYTLEPVACLGCCGLAPVMMIDEDTHGRLTADKVAAILAKYE; encoded by the coding sequence ATGTGCGCATGTGTATGCGGTAACAAAGAAGCCAAGCCGTCCGAACTGGACAAGATTTTGGCTCGGCACAAAGGGGAACGGGGTTCGCTGATACCGGTTCTCCAAGAAGTCCAGGAAGTACAAGGTTACATTTCTCAAGACGCAATTAGAGAGATTTCGGCAGCACTCAAGATCCCGGCCACTGATATTTTTGGCGTGGCCACATTCTACGCTCAGTTCCACTTAAAGCCGCGCGGGCGCCATGTGGTGCGTGTTTGCCAGGGTACAGCCTGTCACGTGCGGGGTTCGGCCAAAATCCTCGCCGAAGTGGAGAAAGAACTGGGAATTCAACCAGGCGAGACCACCGAAGACCTGCGCTATACGTTAGAGCCGGTGGCTTGTCTGGGTTGCTGTGGTCTAGCCCCGGTAATGATGATTGACGAAGATACTCATGGCCGCCTGACAGCGGACAAAGTGGCCGCTATCCTCGCCAAATACGAATAA
- a CDS encoding anti-sigma regulatory factor, whose translation MSFANSYDLTLFITGRDFVTAGQAASNIKRTLETLNLPPKLVRRATICAYEAEMNIIIHAYGGRMGLRVTEDAIRIVAQDEGPGIRDLDQAMEEGYSTASEEIREMGFGAGMGLPNMKRCADELVINTNANEGTRVEITIYLLTSEG comes from the coding sequence ATGAGTTTTGCTAACAGTTACGATCTTACCCTTTTTATCACCGGTCGTGATTTTGTTACAGCCGGGCAGGCAGCCAGTAATATCAAACGGACTTTAGAGACGCTTAATCTACCGCCGAAATTGGTCCGGCGGGCCACTATTTGTGCCTATGAAGCTGAGATGAATATTATCATCCATGCTTATGGCGGTCGAATGGGGCTGAGAGTCACAGAAGATGCGATTAGAATAGTGGCCCAGGATGAAGGGCCAGGAATACGGGATTTGGACCAAGCCATGGAAGAAGGCTATTCTACTGCCTCGGAAGAAATTCGGGAAATGGGTTTTGGCGCCGGCATGGGTCTTCCCAATATGAAGAGGTGTGCTGATGAACTTGTCATCAACACTAATGCAAATGAGGGCACCAGAGTCGAAATCACCATCTATCTACTGACGAGCGAGGGATAA
- a CDS encoding ABC transporter substrate-binding protein: MNRFWLCLLAALVIGSSLVGCSKTPKSEAVPIIRLADQFGLGYAPLTVMLEKKLLEQHLPDIKIERLKFGSGGAVREAMIAGHLDVGFMGIPPFLVGWDKGVDWKIAGGLGSMPLLLLTYKENIKGIRDLQPNDKIALPGPGSNQHILLAMEAEKTLGDGRALDDLILAMPHPDAATALLTQQDVTCYYGAPPYQYELLKNPSIYQVTDSFTAFGSPFSYIVAVASSDFYQRQPEAYEAFCSALKDTLAFMNQHPDETAEILARVEKTVPATTYKEHLTWPGTTWDITPLGIMHYARNMQTSGYIEKVPESWKQVTFPNLHELSGS; this comes from the coding sequence GTGAATCGTTTCTGGTTGTGTTTGCTGGCAGCGTTAGTAATCGGTAGCAGCCTAGTGGGGTGCAGCAAAACCCCCAAGAGTGAGGCCGTTCCAATTATCAGGCTAGCCGATCAATTTGGCTTGGGGTATGCGCCTCTAACCGTAATGTTGGAAAAGAAGTTGCTGGAACAACATCTGCCTGATATCAAGATCGAACGACTTAAATTCGGCTCTGGCGGGGCCGTACGAGAAGCCATGATTGCCGGCCATCTCGATGTCGGCTTCATGGGAATTCCACCCTTTTTGGTGGGATGGGACAAGGGCGTGGACTGGAAGATTGCCGGTGGCCTGGGTTCTATGCCGCTGTTACTTCTCACTTATAAAGAAAACATTAAGGGCATTCGGGACCTTCAACCCAATGATAAAATTGCCCTACCCGGTCCGGGCAGTAACCAGCATATTTTGCTGGCTATGGAGGCAGAGAAGACGTTAGGCGACGGCCGAGCCCTAGATGATCTCATTCTGGCCATGCCTCATCCCGATGCGGCTACCGCTTTGCTCACCCAGCAAGACGTGACTTGCTACTACGGTGCTCCACCATATCAATATGAACTGCTGAAAAACCCAAGTATTTACCAGGTGACCGACAGTTTTACCGCTTTCGGCTCCCCCTTTTCCTATATTGTGGCTGTGGCCTCCAGTGATTTTTATCAGCGACAACCGGAGGCCTATGAAGCCTTTTGCTCTGCCCTAAAAGATACCCTGGCTTTTATGAACCAGCACCCAGATGAGACAGCCGAGATACTGGCCCGGGTAGAAAAAACCGTCCCTGCTACCACTTACAAAGAACATCTTACCTGGCCCGGCACCACCTGGGACATTACACCGCTGGGAATCATGCACTATGCCAGGAATATGCAGACATCCGGCTATATTGAAAAAGTGCCGGAATCATGGAAACAAGTAACCTTTCCTAATCTTCACGAGCTTTCCGGCAGTTAA
- a CDS encoding SPOR domain-containing protein has product MGGRRVRRPQPKKRRPGCLLQFMVAAIAAIALGYFMGTFLFNQQTSRDTLTTPDPVLQQPASPEEAPNSLPEAESESKPIDGSVRIPELCLFQVQVGAFGQKDNAERLAQEFSVQGVPVELIPAGDLTQVRAGLFFGRPQAESFRDRISTNLLQPIVVEKLVTARELGYAALEQDYYQFTLALAESVAQALIAAEEGRLETARAEMSELLKAAKEITISADRKQALTAMLQDVNSNLAEAAKAPAHEKSAAISRGINVFVDWYQRLRSAD; this is encoded by the coding sequence GTGGGAGGGCGGCGAGTACGCCGGCCACAGCCCAAGAAGAGGCGGCCGGGATGCCTGCTGCAATTTATGGTGGCAGCCATAGCAGCAATAGCACTGGGATATTTCATGGGAACGTTTTTGTTCAACCAACAGACGAGCCGTGACACTCTAACCACACCTGACCCCGTTTTGCAACAACCGGCTTCGCCAGAGGAGGCGCCAAATTCTTTACCGGAAGCAGAAAGCGAGTCTAAACCAATAGACGGCTCTGTTCGCATTCCTGAGCTGTGCTTATTTCAGGTACAAGTGGGGGCTTTTGGGCAAAAGGATAATGCTGAGCGGTTGGCACAAGAGTTTTCTGTCCAGGGCGTGCCGGTGGAATTAATTCCAGCCGGTGATTTAACTCAAGTTCGCGCCGGACTCTTTTTTGGACGCCCACAGGCAGAATCCTTTCGAGACCGAATCAGTACCAATCTGTTACAGCCCATAGTGGTAGAGAAGCTTGTAACAGCCAGAGAACTAGGTTACGCCGCCCTAGAGCAGGATTATTACCAGTTTACGCTGGCGCTGGCTGAGAGTGTAGCCCAGGCTTTGATCGCTGCCGAAGAAGGCCGACTGGAAACAGCCCGGGCAGAAATGAGTGAGCTCCTAAAAGCAGCAAAAGAAATAACAATCTCCGCTGACAGAAAACAGGCTTTGACGGCCATGTTGCAGGACGTAAATTCTAATTTGGCCGAGGCTGCCAAGGCTCCGGCCCATGAGAAGTCCGCTGCTATTAGCCGGGGGATCAATGTGTTTGTCGACTGGTACCAAAGGCTGCGCAGCGCCGATTAA
- a CDS encoding (2Fe-2S) ferredoxin domain-containing protein, giving the protein MGVNKVTSKLQSLDDLRRLREDTRQGMQNRLSSETQIIVGMGTCGIAAGAREVMTAILEELAKRNLNVNILQTGCIGMCQMEPLVDVVRPNEERITYGNVTPRDIPRIIGQHVVNGQIVEDLVIGRTD; this is encoded by the coding sequence ATGGGGGTGAATAAAGTGACGAGCAAGCTTCAGAGTTTGGACGATCTGCGCCGGTTGCGTGAAGATACTAGACAGGGTATGCAAAACCGCCTGAGCAGCGAGACCCAAATTATTGTGGGGATGGGCACTTGCGGCATTGCAGCCGGAGCCAGGGAAGTAATGACGGCTATTCTGGAAGAATTGGCCAAACGCAATCTTAACGTGAACATTCTACAGACAGGTTGTATCGGCATGTGCCAGATGGAACCTTTAGTAGACGTAGTTCGCCCGAACGAAGAACGTATCACCTACGGTAATGTGACTCCGCGGGACATTCCTCGGATCATCGGGCAGCATGTGGTCAATGGGCAAATTGTGGAAGACCTGGTGATCGGTCGGACGGACTAG
- a CDS encoding histidinol phosphatase, protein MVRLNWLKADLHVHTVLSPCAELDMGPQGLVTAALNRGLNILGVTDHNAWANVAAVTELAQPYGIGVLPGIEVQTREEVHVLCFFPDLDQLAAAGEHIYASLPAIRNRADIFGDQIIVDAKENIVAFEERMLLNSVELSLEQLRDLTCRHGGIIIPAHVDRPAFSLIANLGFVPPDLKPAALEISTRLDEERARKRFPALEGYTLVTSSDAHCLGDFGTPRSTFFYVAAPTLAEIALACAGRKNRKVVIASEGTIF, encoded by the coding sequence ATGGTCAGGCTGAACTGGCTCAAAGCTGATCTTCACGTGCACACGGTATTGTCGCCCTGTGCTGAACTGGACATGGGCCCGCAAGGATTAGTGACGGCGGCCTTGAATCGGGGGCTGAATATCCTCGGGGTGACTGATCACAATGCTTGGGCCAACGTGGCAGCGGTAACTGAACTGGCGCAGCCATACGGTATCGGTGTGTTGCCGGGAATAGAGGTTCAGACGCGGGAGGAAGTTCATGTACTTTGTTTCTTCCCCGACCTGGATCAGTTAGCTGCAGCCGGTGAGCATATCTACGCCAGTTTGCCGGCTATCCGTAACCGAGCTGATATTTTTGGCGATCAAATTATTGTGGACGCCAAAGAGAATATAGTTGCCTTTGAGGAAAGAATGTTACTCAATTCGGTGGAACTGTCGCTGGAACAATTGCGTGATCTTACTTGCCGCCACGGTGGTATTATTATCCCGGCTCATGTGGACCGACCGGCATTTAGTCTCATCGCCAACTTAGGTTTCGTACCGCCGGATCTAAAGCCGGCGGCCCTAGAGATTTCAACCCGATTGGATGAAGAAAGGGCCCGGAAGCGCTTTCCAGCGCTTGAAGGATATACTTTGGTGACATCGTCCGATGCTCACTGCTTGGGCGATTTCGGAACCCCTAGATCAACGTTCTTTTATGTGGCGGCGCCAACACTAGCTGAAATAGCGTTGGCCTGTGCCGGTCGTAAGAACCGGAAGGTGGTGATTGCTTCGGAGGGAACCATATTCTAA
- a CDS encoding DUF441 domain-containing protein yields MKEGPVMLALVFLIGIFTKNPVLTGAAAFVLVLGLEPLRPALLLFCQHGVFLGLLLLTVAVLAPLLAGEFGLADIMATLFSPTGLVAIIGGVLSSLMNRRGVTLLQWEPSLAAGVVLGSLISMAFLGGIPVGPVMAAGLASVLIDILRALNIL; encoded by the coding sequence GTGAAGGAAGGCCCTGTGATGCTGGCCCTGGTATTTCTAATCGGCATATTCACCAAAAACCCCGTTTTGACCGGAGCCGCTGCGTTTGTTTTGGTTTTGGGCTTGGAGCCGCTGCGACCGGCACTGCTGTTGTTTTGTCAGCACGGGGTCTTCTTAGGCTTGCTGTTGCTTACGGTAGCTGTCTTAGCACCGCTTTTGGCAGGGGAATTCGGCCTGGCTGATATTATGGCCACTTTGTTTTCTCCTACTGGGCTCGTAGCTATTATCGGCGGTGTGTTGTCATCTCTCATGAATCGCAGAGGTGTAACCTTGCTGCAGTGGGAGCCGTCTCTGGCAGCCGGTGTAGTGTTGGGATCTCTTATTTCCATGGCTTTTTTGGGCGGCATACCGGTGGGTCCGGTGATGGCCGCCGGACTGGCCAGCGTACTGATTGACATATTGCGGGCGCTAAATATTTTGTGA
- a CDS encoding serine kinase: MQLTQLVQIPELRLEVKAGQKQLDRVVKGAYASDLLSHVMARAKEGNIWVTIQAHQNIVAVAALLNLAGIVIAGGIEPQADTLLKAEEEGIPILTTSLAAFEVIGRLYALGVGADHGQAELAQS, from the coding sequence ATGCAGCTGACACAACTGGTACAGATTCCGGAACTGAGACTTGAGGTTAAGGCTGGACAGAAACAGCTTGACCGCGTGGTAAAAGGAGCGTACGCTTCGGACTTACTAAGCCATGTGATGGCCCGAGCTAAAGAGGGAAATATTTGGGTCACCATTCAGGCCCATCAAAACATTGTGGCCGTGGCTGCCTTGCTAAACCTAGCCGGAATAGTTATTGCCGGGGGGATTGAACCCCAGGCAGACACACTGCTTAAAGCCGAAGAAGAGGGCATACCCATTCTTACCACATCGCTGGCTGCTTTCGAGGTGATAGGGCGCCTATATGCTTTAGGCGTGGGAGCCGATCATGGTCAGGCTGAACTGGCTCAAAGCTGA
- a CDS encoding ATP-binding protein → MEELALHVLDLAQNSLAAGATLVIIIINEDTMTNRLTIGIEDNGRGMESEFVVQVLDPFTTTRTTRRVGLGLPLLFMTARQCGGDLTIDSEPGRGTKVTATFELDHWDLPPLGDMASTITTLLVGQSEVDFLYRHIVNGIEFRLDTRELRAELDPVPLTEPKVLTFLQAYITDELANLHGGE, encoded by the coding sequence ATGGAAGAACTAGCCCTTCATGTTCTGGATCTGGCTCAAAACTCTTTAGCTGCCGGAGCCACGTTGGTAATAATTATTATTAATGAAGACACAATGACCAACCGGCTCACCATCGGCATTGAGGATAACGGGCGTGGTATGGAGAGCGAGTTTGTTGTCCAGGTGCTGGATCCGTTCACTACTACTAGAACAACTAGGCGAGTGGGGCTAGGGCTACCGCTCCTTTTTATGACAGCCCGTCAATGCGGCGGCGATCTGACCATTGATTCTGAGCCGGGTCGAGGTACCAAGGTGACAGCAACTTTTGAGTTGGATCACTGGGATTTACCGCCGCTGGGCGATATGGCGAGTACCATCACTACACTGTTAGTGGGTCAATCAGAGGTAGACTTTCTGTATCGGCATATTGTTAATGGGATTGAATTTCGGTTGGATACGCGTGAACTTAGAGCTGAGCTCGATCCAGTTCCACTGACAGAGCCGAAGGTGTTAACCTTTTTGCAGGCGTATATTACTGACGAGCTGGCTAATTTGCATGGGGGTGAATAA
- a CDS encoding 4Fe-4S dicluster domain-containing protein, with translation MDYFHSVRLDREKCKGCVNCIKRCPVEAIRVRHGKAEIMEDRCIDCGECIRACPNHAKYVERDTIHGLPQFAYTIALPAPSLYGQFRDNVGPGRILAAIKSLGFDDVWEVALGAEIVSRAVGEYFQTNRHLRPLISSACPAVVRLVQVRFPSLVDHIIPLESPMHVTASLARWLTAEKTGIHPDKIGLFFFSPCPAKVTAVKNPVGGVLSEVDRVLAVTDVYGELLQNLRQGHPCMVRADRVGIGWGSSGGEQAASGIENSLIVDGIHNVISVLEEIELGRLGDIDFIEAQACPGGCVGGILNVNNRFVAGVRLQHLVRDLPQSAPLSDRLHQLGADQVEVPSIAVEPRPIVHLDRDLKKAMQKLQLVNELMELLPGLDCGSCGAPTCRALAEDIAVGKATETDCIFKLRERIMSLALDTYNLAQVVPPAMDTRKANKGGKKDAADTTGTDSGTET, from the coding sequence ATGGATTACTTCCACTCAGTCCGCCTTGATCGAGAAAAGTGTAAAGGATGTGTGAATTGCATTAAGCGTTGCCCAGTTGAGGCGATCCGTGTTCGCCATGGCAAAGCTGAGATTATGGAGGATAGGTGCATCGACTGCGGAGAGTGTATTCGCGCTTGTCCTAACCATGCGAAATATGTGGAGCGCGACACTATCCATGGTTTGCCCCAATTTGCCTACACCATCGCCTTACCGGCACCGTCCCTGTACGGACAATTTCGTGACAATGTAGGGCCGGGCCGGATTTTGGCAGCAATAAAAAGCCTGGGTTTTGATGATGTGTGGGAAGTGGCCTTAGGAGCGGAAATCGTGTCCCGGGCTGTGGGCGAGTATTTTCAGACCAATCGGCACTTGCGGCCGCTGATCTCATCAGCTTGCCCGGCAGTGGTACGTTTGGTTCAGGTACGTTTTCCCTCGTTAGTAGATCATATCATTCCGCTGGAAAGCCCGATGCATGTAACAGCCAGCTTGGCCCGCTGGCTGACGGCAGAGAAGACCGGTATTCATCCGGACAAGATCGGTCTCTTTTTCTTTAGCCCCTGTCCGGCTAAAGTAACAGCGGTGAAAAACCCAGTGGGGGGCGTACTGTCTGAAGTGGATCGGGTACTGGCTGTTACAGATGTTTATGGTGAGTTGCTGCAAAACTTGCGGCAAGGACATCCATGTATGGTGCGAGCCGATAGGGTAGGGATCGGTTGGGGCAGTTCCGGTGGTGAACAAGCTGCCAGTGGGATTGAGAACTCCCTTATTGTGGACGGGATTCATAATGTTATTAGTGTGCTGGAGGAAATTGAGCTCGGGCGGCTAGGAGATATTGATTTTATTGAAGCCCAGGCCTGCCCGGGAGGTTGTGTAGGCGGCATCTTGAATGTGAACAACCGTTTTGTGGCCGGTGTGCGCTTGCAGCATTTGGTGCGTGATCTGCCCCAGAGTGCACCTTTGAGCGATCGACTGCATCAATTAGGTGCAGATCAGGTGGAAGTACCGAGCATTGCGGTAGAACCGCGCCCCATTGTTCATTTGGATCGGGACCTAAAGAAAGCTATGCAAAAACTGCAGCTGGTTAATGAATTGATGGAACTGCTACCAGGTCTCGATTGTGGTTCGTGCGGCGCTCCCACGTGCCGGGCTCTGGCTGAGGATATTGCCGTGGGTAAGGCTACGGAGACAGACTGTATCTTTAAGCTGCGTGAGCGGATCATGAGTCTGGCTTTAGATACCTATAACCTAGCTCAGGTGGTGCCTCCAGCCATGGATACACGCAAAGCCAATAAGGGGGGAAAGAAGGATGCAGCTGACACAACTGGTACAGATTCCGGAACTGAGACTTGA
- the nuoF gene encoding NADH-quinone oxidoreductase subunit NuoF encodes MQIFRAHVLVCGGTGCTSGGSPQIRARLEEELAKNGLDKEVNLVVTGCHGLCEMGPLVIVYPEGTMYVHVQPDDVADIVSEHLLKGRVVQRLLYKEPLTAERVPHYGDLPFYHKQQRLVLRNCGYINPEVIEEYIGRDGYTALGKALGQMTPEQVVDEVLKAGLRGRGGAGFPTGLKWNFCRKAQGEPKYIICNGDEGDPGAFMDRSIMEGDPHRVLEGMAIGAYAIGASEGYIYVRAEYPLAVKRLHLAVKEAEEMGLLGDNILGTDFSFHIHIKEGAGAFVCGEETALMASIMGQRGMPWPRPPFPANSGLWGKPTNINNVETWANVPDIILRGADWFASMGTEKCKGTKVFALTGKVQNTGLVEVPMGISMREIIFDIGGGVPDGKKFKAVQMGGPSGGCLPESQLDLGVDYESLTGAGAIMGSGGLVVMDEETCIVDVARFFLSFTRAESCGKCTPCREGIKRMLEILDRISAGEGKMEDLDLLERTALIVKNSALCGLGQTAPNPILSTLRYFRDEYEAHIRDKRCPAGVCTALLTYKIKPELCRGCTACTKVCPVGAISGTRKAVHVIDPDKCIKCGACAERCPFKAIVRA; translated from the coding sequence GTGCAGATTTTCCGTGCACATGTCCTAGTATGTGGTGGTACTGGCTGTACCTCGGGCGGATCACCGCAGATTAGGGCCCGATTAGAAGAAGAACTGGCCAAGAACGGTTTAGACAAAGAGGTTAACTTAGTGGTTACAGGCTGTCATGGCTTGTGTGAAATGGGCCCGCTGGTAATTGTCTATCCAGAGGGCACTATGTATGTCCACGTACAGCCTGATGACGTAGCCGACATTGTCAGCGAGCATTTACTCAAAGGCCGGGTAGTTCAACGCTTACTGTACAAGGAGCCGCTTACAGCAGAGCGGGTTCCGCATTACGGTGACTTGCCGTTCTATCACAAACAGCAACGGTTGGTGCTGAGAAACTGCGGTTATATCAACCCCGAAGTTATTGAAGAGTACATTGGTCGCGACGGTTATACCGCCCTGGGTAAGGCCTTGGGCCAAATGACCCCGGAGCAGGTGGTGGACGAAGTATTGAAGGCCGGGCTGCGCGGCCGCGGCGGCGCTGGTTTCCCCACCGGTCTCAAGTGGAACTTCTGTCGCAAGGCCCAAGGTGAGCCTAAATATATTATCTGCAACGGTGACGAAGGCGACCCGGGCGCGTTTATGGACCGTAGTATCATGGAAGGCGATCCCCACCGGGTGCTGGAGGGTATGGCCATCGGGGCTTATGCCATCGGTGCCAGTGAGGGCTATATTTACGTTCGGGCTGAGTATCCGCTGGCGGTGAAGAGACTACACCTGGCGGTAAAAGAAGCCGAAGAAATGGGGCTTTTGGGCGACAATATCCTGGGAACCGATTTTTCTTTCCACATCCACATCAAAGAAGGTGCCGGTGCTTTTGTTTGCGGTGAGGAGACTGCGCTCATGGCTTCGATCATGGGCCAGCGCGGTATGCCTTGGCCACGGCCGCCATTCCCAGCCAACTCCGGCCTCTGGGGCAAACCTACTAATATCAACAACGTGGAGACCTGGGCCAATGTCCCAGACATTATTCTACGAGGGGCCGACTGGTTTGCTTCCATGGGTACAGAAAAGTGTAAAGGGACTAAGGTCTTTGCTCTTACCGGTAAAGTGCAAAACACCGGTTTGGTGGAAGTTCCCATGGGTATTAGCATGCGGGAGATCATCTTCGACATCGGTGGCGGTGTTCCCGATGGCAAGAAATTCAAAGCGGTTCAGATGGGCGGGCCGTCCGGCGGCTGCCTGCCGGAGAGTCAGCTGGATTTAGGTGTAGACTATGAATCCCTGACCGGTGCCGGTGCCATTATGGGGTCCGGCGGCTTGGTAGTAATGGACGAAGAGACTTGTATTGTCGACGTGGCTCGTTTCTTCCTTAGTTTCACCCGAGCGGAGTCTTGCGGGAAATGCACTCCTTGTCGTGAAGGCATTAAGCGCATGCTGGAGATCCTGGATCGAATCTCGGCCGGCGAAGGCAAGATGGAAGACTTGGATCTGCTGGAGAGGACGGCTCTGATAGTGAAAAACAGTGCCCTCTGCGGTTTGGGCCAGACAGCTCCCAATCCGATCCTGTCCACGCTCCGTTACTTCCGTGACGAGTACGAAGCCCACATTCGGGACAAGCGTTGTCCGGCCGGGGTGTGCACAGCGCTTCTCACCTACAAGATTAAGCCGGAACTGTGCCGCGGTTGCACTGCCTGCACCAAAGTCTGCCCGGTGGGTGCTATTTCCGGCACGAGAAAGGCTGTGCATGTTATCGATCCCGACAAATGTATTAAGTGCGGTGCCTGTGCCGAACGCTGCCCGTTCAAGGCCATTGTCCGTGCTTGA